One window from the genome of Rubinisphaera margarita encodes:
- the dpdD gene encoding protein DpdD yields the protein MTQSSDDSQAFLRSFFGSGNSIQWDAYKSAAPTDAIRSYLEPWVRRFLKQESPFLLPRVDPSSKQTTWYVLCGNSREARSMRESLLAFIGPTYSNFHGQLAKLDPEDPIESCCKSTFGSLVFRLPVIHDDDRTKVGRLLTAIIDYRDRESGRSLAAVKPIGRLLRDLEMAILARNEQSAWAIYGEIRSRGRLSATNLAFLQVRIFAAFEKWAELLLLPVLDEILQVRRPKRISDQIAQAVYRQHLSQHELTGDVSAAVETYRGTAKRFHNLVRSTAGLQSPDAIKFALVSSVASDPTKRELAEQLAGHSAIAADAEWANALLATLPAPAPAEGVSEAVIGYDVADARYNENNFDEAFALYLLQPPTNRSVHRVLELAVEIDTRRSAEDAIAYLSSASDDVQGRVLSRRVCSGHVEILSQILGQDSGGKVKPIESLIDWFEFVDTGEAVKTSGEVLEYGIQKWISNSSFETSKIAETLQISRTGKQRDIIRNAVPTFIRAFLVDRSATRECKPIYNALTDLLIYDESVGPDDLTAIEQLSEAILTTAPSHDVSNNDFQHVAELTTYLWALIAAPRHFDWVLSMLDLLIDTGAQQHTSLTPILATLAESSRLWARRISDDQWSLLELLAADLDLTEMVSVPRPEVEEATQDDSPDIRSLLAGKSIAVYSLTERIARRFGQLAQQTFEGIKIHYIHDKSLTDRMKSLAQSADIFIINTWDAKHAATNGIKDSRPKSKTCLHAEGKSSTQLLSCLIHHANTICRT from the coding sequence ATGACGCAATCGAGCGATGATTCGCAGGCATTCCTGAGATCTTTCTTTGGCTCAGGCAACTCCATTCAATGGGATGCCTACAAGTCCGCCGCACCGACTGACGCAATTCGTTCCTATCTCGAACCGTGGGTGCGACGATTTCTTAAACAGGAGAGTCCGTTCCTATTGCCCCGAGTCGATCCGTCATCGAAGCAGACGACTTGGTATGTGCTCTGTGGCAATTCGCGTGAAGCAAGGTCAATGCGGGAATCTTTGCTCGCCTTTATCGGTCCCACCTATTCGAACTTCCATGGCCAACTTGCCAAACTCGATCCTGAGGACCCCATTGAAAGCTGTTGCAAATCAACCTTCGGTTCGCTCGTATTCCGTTTGCCAGTTATCCACGACGACGATCGAACGAAGGTGGGCAGATTGCTCACCGCAATTATTGACTATCGGGATCGCGAATCCGGACGATCGCTTGCCGCGGTTAAGCCGATTGGCCGATTGTTGCGCGATCTCGAGATGGCGATCCTCGCCAGGAATGAGCAATCAGCATGGGCCATCTATGGTGAAATCCGAAGTCGCGGACGACTTAGCGCTACCAACCTCGCATTCCTCCAAGTGCGAATTTTCGCAGCCTTTGAAAAATGGGCAGAATTGCTGCTGCTTCCGGTCCTGGACGAGATCCTACAAGTTCGCCGGCCAAAGCGGATTTCTGATCAAATCGCTCAGGCGGTCTACCGGCAACACCTTTCGCAGCACGAACTCACCGGGGATGTGTCCGCAGCTGTCGAGACCTATCGCGGCACCGCGAAGCGCTTCCACAACCTTGTTCGATCGACCGCAGGACTCCAATCACCCGACGCAATCAAGTTTGCGCTAGTGTCTTCCGTTGCTTCCGATCCAACCAAGCGTGAACTGGCTGAGCAACTAGCCGGGCATTCGGCGATCGCGGCGGACGCCGAGTGGGCGAACGCATTGCTTGCAACGCTGCCCGCCCCGGCACCTGCGGAAGGAGTTTCCGAGGCCGTCATAGGCTACGACGTGGCCGATGCTCGTTACAACGAAAACAACTTCGACGAAGCGTTCGCACTTTATCTATTGCAACCGCCCACCAACCGTTCAGTCCACCGCGTGCTGGAGTTGGCCGTTGAGATTGACACTCGACGCTCTGCCGAGGATGCCATCGCGTATTTGTCATCCGCGTCCGACGATGTCCAGGGGAGGGTACTAAGTCGGCGAGTCTGCAGTGGCCACGTCGAGATTCTTTCGCAAATCCTTGGACAAGACTCCGGTGGCAAAGTCAAACCGATCGAATCGCTCATTGATTGGTTTGAGTTCGTCGATACGGGAGAAGCAGTTAAGACCTCCGGCGAAGTCCTCGAATACGGAATTCAGAAGTGGATATCAAATTCATCGTTTGAGACGTCGAAGATCGCTGAAACATTGCAGATTTCCCGCACAGGAAAGCAACGAGATATTATCCGCAACGCGGTCCCTACATTTATTCGCGCGTTCTTGGTCGATCGCTCAGCAACCCGTGAATGCAAACCGATCTACAACGCGCTCACCGATTTGCTGATTTACGATGAATCAGTCGGCCCAGATGATCTCACTGCCATCGAACAACTCAGTGAAGCGATACTTACAACCGCCCCAAGCCACGACGTCAGCAACAACGACTTCCAACACGTCGCCGAGTTGACCACCTACCTTTGGGCCTTGATCGCCGCTCCACGCCACTTCGATTGGGTTTTGTCGATGTTGGACTTGCTGATCGACACAGGCGCTCAACAACACACCAGCCTGACACCCATCCTTGCCACGCTCGCCGAATCAAGCCGGCTTTGGGCTAGACGCATCAGCGACGACCAATGGTCACTGCTGGAACTACTCGCCGCCGATCTCGATCTCACCGAAATGGTCTCGGTTCCCCGTCCGGAGGTCGAGGAGGCAACCCAAGACGACTCTCCAGACATTCGCAGTCTCCTGGCAGGCAAAAGCATCGCCGTTTATTCTCTCACCGAGCGAATCGCAAGACGCTTCGGTCAACTCGCCCAACAAACATTCGAAGGCATTAAGATCCATTATATCCACGACAAGTCCCTTACCGATCGCATGAAAAGCCTCGCTCAATCTGCCGACATCTTCATCATCAATACTTGGGACGCCAAACACGCGGCAACAAATGGCATAAAGGATAGTCGACCTAAATCCAAAACATGCCTTCACGCCGAAGGAAAGTCCTCCACACAATTGTTAAGCTGTTTGATTCATCACGCTAATACTATATGCAGAACCTAA
- a CDS encoding protein kinase domain-containing protein → MRKDFFISYNSTDKAWAVWVAWVLEAQGFTTIIQEWDFRPGGDFVLEMQKAATGTKQTIAVLSENYLSAEYTQPEWSAAFAVDPKGCDRKLIPIRIANCDPDGLLKARIYVDLVGLKEDEARATLLASLQDRGKPLDQPSFPGNGGELSHKSVPVFPGQQAEFNLFQETKYSRYRHLSEELSQSLIRKSRIEQIGEDTTTIDDDILSLKRELRRGGQLRQGDQLGDRYLLLNQIGRGGYATVWNAFDQQTASNVAIKALNCSEASNNESVERFFRGARVMSDLSGNDGIVSVLNPKCEDDGFLYFVMELISGGNLREAVHHGRKSRADAVAIMQRILSILNHTHSHPSAYIHRDIKPTNVLLTSEDQLKLTDFDLVTMNNTTGGTRTGMLGTFVFAAPEQLHRPQEADHRADIFAVGMTGMFVLYGQDLPPSAWRRPEAFIDALNTTTDLKTILEKATAEDPNDRFASASEFLDALQHRQSTSTPKKQRTRRRRKASDNGSRRQPKRHGTPRPRSRTKLLKALAEFDAVYRTSGRYRNFPNGKHGYAIQFEDRLYPVKKIVSLATGRPVETFTGGANSVNRVVESLGFKIVELNREAPT, encoded by the coding sequence GTGCGCAAAGATTTCTTTATCAGCTACAACTCGACCGACAAAGCTTGGGCGGTCTGGGTTGCTTGGGTCTTGGAGGCACAAGGCTTCACAACAATCATCCAAGAATGGGACTTCCGCCCTGGAGGTGACTTTGTTCTGGAGATGCAGAAAGCGGCGACTGGCACCAAACAAACCATCGCAGTGCTCTCGGAGAATTATCTGAGTGCGGAGTATACTCAACCGGAATGGAGCGCCGCATTTGCCGTCGACCCCAAAGGATGCGATCGAAAGCTGATTCCAATCAGGATCGCAAATTGTGACCCCGACGGACTTCTTAAAGCCCGAATTTACGTCGATCTTGTAGGCCTAAAGGAAGATGAGGCGCGGGCCACGTTACTCGCGTCGCTTCAGGATCGCGGCAAACCGCTTGACCAACCATCATTTCCAGGTAATGGAGGAGAACTTTCCCACAAGAGCGTACCTGTATTCCCAGGTCAGCAAGCAGAATTCAATTTATTCCAAGAAACGAAGTACTCCCGCTACAGACACCTGTCAGAGGAACTCAGCCAATCCCTCATTCGGAAGTCCCGAATTGAGCAGATCGGTGAGGACACGACAACAATTGATGACGACATTCTGAGTCTCAAACGTGAATTGCGGCGCGGTGGTCAGTTGAGGCAAGGGGACCAATTGGGAGATCGTTACCTCCTTTTGAATCAGATAGGTCGCGGTGGCTATGCAACAGTCTGGAATGCATTCGATCAGCAAACGGCAAGCAATGTTGCGATAAAGGCCCTCAATTGCTCAGAAGCATCAAATAATGAAAGTGTCGAGCGATTCTTTCGAGGCGCAAGAGTCATGTCAGACCTTTCTGGCAACGACGGTATCGTATCTGTACTAAATCCGAAGTGCGAAGACGACGGCTTTTTATATTTTGTGATGGAGTTAATTTCAGGTGGCAATCTAAGAGAAGCTGTACATCATGGACGCAAGTCACGAGCTGACGCAGTTGCAATCATGCAGCGTATTCTTTCCATTCTAAATCACACGCACAGTCACCCTTCCGCGTACATTCACCGTGACATCAAACCTACAAACGTCCTTCTGACATCAGAAGATCAACTGAAACTCACAGATTTCGATCTCGTCACGATGAACAACACAACTGGAGGGACTCGAACTGGAATGTTGGGTACGTTCGTCTTCGCGGCTCCCGAGCAACTCCACAGACCCCAAGAAGCAGACCATCGTGCTGATATCTTCGCCGTCGGCATGACTGGAATGTTCGTGCTGTATGGGCAGGACTTGCCGCCCTCAGCATGGCGTCGCCCTGAAGCTTTCATCGACGCTCTCAACACGACAACGGACCTGAAGACCATACTTGAAAAGGCTACTGCCGAAGACCCGAATGATCGATTTGCATCTGCATCTGAATTCCTTGATGCGTTGCAACATCGTCAGTCCACTTCTACCCCGAAGAAGCAGAGGACGCGAAGGCGCAGGAAGGCTTCCGACAACGGAAGCCGACGGCAACCCAAGCGTCATGGCACTCCCCGACCGCGCTCAAGAACTAAGCTCTTAAAAGCTCTGGCGGAGTTCGACGCCGTCTACCGCACGTCCGGAAGGTACCGAAACTTCCCAAACGGGAAACATGGGTATGCGATTCAATTCGAGGACCGCTTGTACCCCGTCAAGAAAATTGTCTCATTGGCAACAGGCCGGCCAGTTGAAACATTTACTGGAGGCGCCAACTCGGTTAATCGCGTGGTCGAATCATTGGGGTTTAAGATCGTTGAATTAAATCGCGAAGCGCCGACATAG
- the dbpB gene encoding DGQHR domain-containing protein DpdB — MAKASTKAGVRRSRKKTANELLLRVPALEFNQGKDRRLYSFAVDGKELHKFCTISRVSRNDSEGLSGYQRPEVVSHIVQIREYLESENPLLPNAIVVAFDESVRFKPSSPNSENDKAISRTGVLEIPVKEGVLDALKPGWIVDGQQRAAALRDARVEGFPICVVGFIASGLEEQRQQFILVNATKPLPKGLIYELLPSTEGKLPIALQRRRYPALLSERLNFDDDSPMQGMIRTPTNGTGVIADNSILKMLENSLTDGVLYLYDDIEEQLDVLKTFWSAVKTVFPDAWGELPRKSRLMHGAGIVAMGFLMDTIADRHRRTKALTSKVFVNDLEPLRDICHWTEGYWEFGADNRLKWNELQNVPRHIQLLSNYLLIQYRELVWKA; from the coding sequence GTGGCGAAGGCTTCGACGAAGGCAGGTGTTCGGCGATCTAGGAAGAAAACAGCGAACGAATTACTGCTGAGAGTACCAGCTCTGGAATTCAACCAAGGCAAGGATCGGCGGCTTTACAGCTTTGCGGTCGATGGCAAAGAGCTGCATAAGTTCTGCACGATATCGCGTGTGAGCAGGAACGATTCCGAGGGGCTGAGCGGCTACCAACGTCCTGAAGTCGTCTCGCACATCGTTCAAATCCGTGAGTATTTGGAATCCGAAAACCCGTTACTTCCAAACGCGATTGTTGTGGCATTCGATGAAAGCGTACGGTTCAAACCATCTTCACCGAATAGCGAGAATGACAAGGCCATTAGTCGCACGGGAGTGCTTGAAATTCCTGTTAAAGAAGGGGTCCTCGATGCTCTGAAGCCAGGTTGGATCGTCGACGGACAACAGCGGGCGGCGGCACTACGCGACGCCCGCGTCGAGGGCTTCCCAATCTGCGTCGTTGGATTCATTGCATCGGGATTGGAGGAGCAACGACAACAGTTCATTCTCGTGAACGCGACAAAACCCCTTCCCAAGGGATTGATTTACGAACTTCTTCCATCCACCGAAGGAAAACTGCCGATTGCCCTGCAAAGGCGGCGTTACCCGGCCCTACTCTCCGAGCGACTGAACTTCGACGACGACTCCCCGATGCAGGGTATGATTCGAACGCCGACCAATGGCACGGGCGTAATCGCCGACAATTCCATCCTCAAGATGCTCGAAAACAGCCTTACAGACGGAGTGCTGTACCTGTACGATGATATCGAGGAGCAATTGGATGTACTCAAGACGTTCTGGTCTGCCGTGAAGACAGTTTTTCCCGATGCATGGGGAGAACTGCCTCGTAAGTCACGCTTGATGCACGGTGCCGGAATTGTGGCGATGGGCTTTCTTATGGACACCATCGCTGATCGACATCGGCGCACAAAGGCTCTGACATCGAAGGTGTTTGTGAACGATCTTGAGCCGCTCCGAGACATCTGCCATTGGACTGAAGGATACTGGGAATTCGGTGCCGACAACCGATTGAAGTGGAATGAACTTCAGAACGTTCCGAGGCACATTCAGTTGCTCTCGAACTATCTGTTGATCCAGTATCGAGAATTAGTCTGGAAGGCCTGA
- the dpdA gene encoding tRNA-guanine transglycosylase DpdA, giving the protein MKFFFPDSQDLVDPSFDFDTEKRKETRIRQRDDLYAHEVFEKPPYDGMLVSMAIVHGTGGSTGRYTLGQQRRFSVEGAREFLRLPKGLELIGDCGAFTYVKEPVPPVSVEQVARFYEDSGFDYGASVDHIILEYDPQWDRPLPGTKPVPEDCVRRQELTIQLARDFQKLCRQQKVRFEPIGIAQGWSPKSYSKAVSALQKMGYKYIALGGLVPLKSTEILQVLEEVSPKLRPSTGLHLFGVTRLDYVKEFARHSVISFDSTSPLTQAFKEDRENYYGPERKYPAIRVPQVDINQKLKNRILSGEVSQAEAFRLERECLEALRDFDRRSFRRLELIEVLNEYQQLYGSTRNYSADYEILLKDRPWKECPCAVCRKLGINVVIFRGAERNRRRGFHNVYVTYKRLKHIRGKARTL; this is encoded by the coding sequence ATGAAGTTCTTTTTTCCAGACAGCCAAGACCTCGTAGATCCAAGTTTTGATTTCGATACAGAGAAGCGAAAGGAAACTCGAATCCGCCAGCGGGACGACTTGTACGCGCACGAGGTTTTTGAGAAGCCCCCGTACGATGGGATGCTCGTTTCGATGGCCATCGTCCATGGCACCGGCGGAAGCACTGGTCGTTATACTCTCGGCCAGCAGCGACGTTTTTCTGTTGAGGGGGCACGAGAATTCTTGCGGCTTCCGAAAGGCCTGGAACTCATCGGTGATTGTGGCGCTTTTACCTACGTGAAGGAACCGGTCCCACCAGTCAGCGTGGAGCAGGTTGCGAGATTCTATGAAGACAGCGGATTCGACTATGGAGCATCGGTCGACCATATCATTCTGGAATATGATCCGCAGTGGGATCGTCCGCTGCCTGGAACTAAACCTGTCCCTGAGGATTGTGTTCGGCGACAGGAATTGACGATTCAACTGGCCAGAGACTTCCAGAAACTGTGCCGACAGCAGAAAGTCCGATTCGAGCCCATCGGAATCGCACAAGGGTGGAGCCCGAAGTCGTACTCAAAGGCAGTCAGCGCTCTTCAAAAAATGGGTTACAAATACATCGCACTCGGAGGTCTGGTCCCTCTCAAGTCAACTGAGATCCTCCAGGTGCTCGAGGAAGTCTCACCGAAGCTGAGGCCTTCCACCGGACTCCACCTCTTCGGAGTGACGCGACTGGACTACGTAAAGGAGTTCGCGAGACACAGCGTGATCAGCTTTGACAGCACGTCTCCGTTGACTCAGGCTTTCAAAGAAGATCGGGAAAACTACTACGGACCGGAAAGAAAATATCCGGCCATTCGTGTCCCACAGGTCGACATCAATCAAAAGTTGAAGAACCGAATTCTTTCCGGTGAAGTCAGCCAAGCCGAGGCGTTTCGATTGGAAAGAGAATGCCTGGAGGCTCTCAGGGATTTCGACCGACGGAGCTTTCGGCGCCTGGAGTTGATTGAGGTATTGAATGAGTACCAACAGCTCTACGGAAGCACGAGGAATTACTCCGCAGACTACGAGATCCTCCTGAAAGATCGCCCTTGGAAAGAGTGCCCATGTGCCGTATGCCGCAAATTGGGGATCAACGTGGTCATCTTCCGGGGAGCAGAGCGAAATCGGCGACGTGGATTTCATAACGTATATGTCACTTACAAGCGACTGAAGCATATTCGAGGTAAAGCTCGTACCCTTTAA
- the dbpB gene encoding DGQHR domain-containing protein DpdB — MARKASKGKQIERRALRIVQNEAHPLYVFTLTGDELLKVADISKISRDATGALIGYQRSGVKRHVQDIVDYLNQDGIIFPNSIILALSSRVKFRQSRGPSTSDGLAQAGVLEIPLPTNGGPKPAWIVDGQQRALALSKCNRPQLPIPVNAFVADNIEIQRDQFLRVNSSKPLPRGLITELLPEVTTTLPANLSAKKMPSAICDWLNLEKSSPFRGLIRRASTSDDAKQVAVITDNSVVKMIEESLSQPSGCLFPYRNIATGETDFDGITSLLVCYWTAVSEVFPDAWGRPPAKSRLMHGAGIRAMGRLMDRIMPFVVSGETGSVAQVKRELKLIAPVCRWTKGRWEEMDGLRWNEVQNVPRHIHMLSNVLIRAYLQARGNRHV; from the coding sequence ATGGCTCGTAAGGCTTCAAAAGGAAAGCAGATTGAGCGTCGAGCCCTGCGCATCGTCCAGAACGAAGCCCACCCGCTCTACGTATTCACATTGACCGGCGATGAGTTGCTGAAGGTCGCTGATATTTCGAAGATTTCCCGCGATGCTACAGGTGCCCTGATCGGATACCAACGGTCGGGAGTGAAACGTCACGTCCAAGACATTGTGGACTACCTGAATCAAGATGGAATCATTTTCCCGAATTCGATCATTCTGGCACTCTCGTCGCGAGTTAAGTTTCGCCAAAGTCGAGGACCGTCGACCAGTGATGGGCTAGCTCAAGCAGGAGTATTGGAAATTCCGCTTCCAACGAACGGCGGCCCAAAACCTGCATGGATCGTAGATGGACAGCAGCGAGCGCTCGCATTGTCGAAGTGCAATAGGCCACAACTCCCTATCCCAGTCAATGCGTTTGTGGCAGATAATATAGAGATACAGCGCGACCAATTCTTGCGGGTGAACAGTTCCAAGCCTTTGCCGCGAGGACTGATCACGGAACTGCTTCCAGAAGTAACGACGACGCTTCCCGCCAATCTTTCCGCGAAAAAGATGCCATCGGCGATTTGCGATTGGCTCAACTTGGAGAAAAGTTCGCCATTCCGTGGCCTGATCCGGCGCGCCTCCACTTCCGACGACGCAAAGCAGGTGGCTGTCATCACAGACAATTCCGTCGTGAAGATGATCGAAGAGAGCTTGTCTCAGCCGTCGGGATGCCTTTTCCCATATCGGAATATCGCCACGGGAGAAACCGACTTTGACGGCATTACTTCCCTGCTCGTGTGCTATTGGACCGCCGTCTCGGAAGTGTTTCCTGACGCTTGGGGCAGGCCTCCTGCCAAGAGCCGTCTGATGCATGGCGCGGGTATTCGGGCGATGGGACGACTTATGGATAGGATTATGCCATTCGTTGTTTCAGGTGAGACAGGTTCCGTCGCCCAGGTGAAACGCGAATTGAAGTTGATCGCTCCAGTTTGCCGTTGGACAAAAGGACGGTGGGAGGAAATGGACGGTCTCCGATGGAATGAAGTCCAAAACGTGCCGCGACATATTCACATGTTGTCGAACGTGCTCATTAGAGCGTATCTGCAAGCAAGAGGAAATCGGCACGTATGA
- the queE gene encoding 7-carboxy-7-deazaguanine synthase, which produces MSYHVKEIYHTLQGEGAHAGRPAVFLRFTGCNLWTGRERDRPNAICRFCDTDFLGTDGSNGGAYESAKELAGAVEKAWPPNAGGGRFVVCTGGEPLLQLDSPLIEALHRASFEVAVETNGTRAVPNGVDWICVSPKANADCIVREGDELKLVFPQNGITPEQCAHWGFDRFFLQPMDGPDLDHHRQLAVQYCLSHPQWELSIQTHKLLGLR; this is translated from the coding sequence ATGAGTTACCATGTCAAAGAAATTTACCACACTCTCCAAGGGGAAGGGGCACATGCGGGTCGACCTGCAGTGTTTCTTCGCTTTACGGGGTGTAACCTTTGGACCGGACGCGAGAGAGATCGTCCCAATGCGATATGCCGTTTCTGCGATACCGACTTTCTTGGGACTGATGGCTCCAACGGCGGGGCATACGAGTCTGCCAAAGAATTAGCGGGTGCCGTGGAAAAGGCTTGGCCCCCGAATGCAGGCGGTGGGCGGTTTGTTGTTTGTACCGGAGGAGAGCCTCTGCTCCAACTCGACTCACCACTGATTGAGGCATTGCATCGAGCTTCTTTCGAAGTTGCAGTGGAAACAAATGGAACTCGCGCGGTTCCGAACGGGGTTGACTGGATCTGCGTAAGCCCGAAAGCAAATGCAGATTGTATCGTGCGAGAAGGCGACGAACTCAAGCTCGTCTTTCCTCAAAACGGGATCACGCCGGAGCAGTGCGCGCATTGGGGTTTTGACAGATTCTTTCTGCAACCAATGGACGGTCCAGATTTGGATCACCATCGACAACTGGCTGTTCAGTACTGCCTGTCCCATCCTCAGTGGGAGTTGAGCATACAGACCCATAAACTCCTGGGACTGCGGTAG
- the queC gene encoding 7-cyano-7-deazaguanine synthase QueC codes for MQRAIVLLSGGLDSATSLAVAVSQGFEPYAISFRYGQRHESEIEAAQKIASSNGVKKHRIFELGQDMFGDSALTSNTPVPVRRTVEEMGAGIPATYVPARNTVFLSLALAFAESVGAFDIFVGVNALDYAGYPDCRPEYIEAFERMANLATKATSEGQGRIKIHAPLISLTKSEIIRLGLTLGVDYSLTSSCYSPTDSGAACGVCDACTLRLVGFAENGVQDPVQYSDQGQLTT; via the coding sequence ATGCAACGGGCGATAGTGCTATTGAGCGGAGGACTTGATTCTGCGACATCCCTGGCAGTAGCCGTCTCGCAGGGATTCGAGCCTTATGCGATTTCGTTTCGGTATGGGCAGCGACACGAGAGTGAAATCGAAGCCGCCCAGAAGATTGCATCTTCGAATGGTGTCAAGAAGCATCGCATTTTCGAGCTTGGCCAAGACATGTTCGGCGACTCGGCTTTGACGAGTAATACGCCAGTTCCAGTTCGTCGAACTGTTGAGGAAATGGGTGCAGGCATTCCAGCGACATACGTTCCTGCACGGAACACCGTATTTCTCTCCTTGGCGTTGGCGTTCGCCGAATCGGTTGGGGCATTCGACATCTTCGTGGGCGTGAACGCCTTGGATTACGCGGGATATCCTGATTGCCGTCCGGAGTACATTGAGGCATTTGAGAGAATGGCCAATCTCGCGACAAAAGCGACGAGCGAAGGGCAAGGGCGAATCAAAATTCACGCTCCGTTGATCAGCCTGACTAAGTCCGAGATTATTCGGTTGGGTCTCACGCTAGGTGTAGATTATTCACTGACATCAAGTTGCTATAGCCCGACGGACAGTGGTGCAGCCTGTGGCGTCTGTGACGCATGCACATTGCGTCTTGTCGGCTTCGCGGAGAACGGAGTGCAGGACCCCGTTCAGTATTCTGACCAAGGGCAACTTACGACATGA
- a CDS encoding GNAT family N-acetyltransferase, with amino-acid sequence MYEFGRALRGVETVLSDPAHGEYLVAEADGCHRDQLTLILHWHDLFDANVATIEHVFVHPMYRGNADSENRKVYDALHQHAIERCRQQNVPQLNLHVVSDNLRVQRAYEKRGLTATGLWMTKRLN; translated from the coding sequence GTGTATGAATTCGGCCGCGCGCTACGCGGCGTCGAAACGGTGCTGAGCGATCCGGCTCATGGCGAATATCTGGTGGCGGAAGCCGACGGCTGTCACCGAGATCAACTGACGTTGATCTTGCACTGGCACGACCTGTTCGATGCGAACGTGGCGACGATCGAGCACGTCTTCGTACATCCAATGTATCGCGGCAATGCTGATTCCGAGAATCGCAAGGTCTATGATGCCCTGCATCAGCATGCAATCGAACGCTGCCGTCAGCAAAACGTTCCGCAGTTGAATTTGCACGTCGTCAGCGACAATCTGAGAGTTCAGCGGGCTTACGAAAAACGTGGGCTGACCGCCACGGGATTGTGGATGACGAAACGGTTGAACTGA